One Falco biarmicus isolate bFalBia1 chromosome 9, bFalBia1.pri, whole genome shotgun sequence genomic region harbors:
- the FOXI2 gene encoding forkhead box protein I2, with protein sequence MHAFGPPAQPPAHARELLDAAACPGIYPPGRPRPPPAANPYLWLGGPAAPCLPAAPCPPGSAGAERRWPALPPPQECPRPARPPYSYSALIAMAIHSAPGRRRTLSQIYQYVAENFPFYRRSKAGWQNSIRHNLSLNDCFKKVPRGEDDPGKGSYWTLDPNCEKMFDNGNFRRRRKRRAEAGAAEGAGGSGGGPRPPCPAAAAPLYGRAGAQA encoded by the exons ATGCACGCCTTCGGGCCGCCCGCCCAGCCGCCGGCCCACGCCCGGGAGCTGCTGGACGCGGCGGCGTGCCCCGGCATCTAcccgccgggccggccccggccgccgcccgccgccaaCCCCTACCTGTGGCtcggcggccccgccgcgccctgcctgcccgcagccccctgcccgccgggctccgcgggcgcggagcggcgctggccggcgctgcccccgccgcaGGAGTgcccgcgcccggcccggccgccctACTCGTACTCGGCGCTGATCGCCATGGCCATCCACAGCGCGCCGGGCCGGCGCCGCACGCTCAGCCAGATCTACCAGTACGTGGCCGAGAACTTCCCCTTCTACAGGCGCAGCAAGGCGGGCTGGCAGAACTCCATCCGCCACAACCTCTCCCTCAACGACTGCTTCAAGAAGGTCCCGCGGGGCGAGGACGACCCGG GCAAAGGCAGCTACTGGACGCTGGACCCCAACTGCGAGAAGATGTTCGATAACGGCAACTTCAGGCGGCGGAGGAAGCGACGGGCCGAGGCCGGCGCGGCCGAGGGCgccggggggagcggcgggggcccgcggccgccctgccccgccgctgccgcccccctCTACGGTCGCGCCGGGGCCCAGGCGTga